The genome window TTAATCTGATTGTTTTATGAATGCTCATCACTGAGCTCATATACAACACAGGCCCACCCACGGGCGAGCCTGCTGAATTAAACTAGTAGAAATTATTCGCTGGCTGATTCAGCACTTTCTTCAGCAACTTCTACGAATTCTTCTTTTGCATCTGCTGTTGTCACAGAAGCACGGCCTTCCAGAATGGCATCAGCAATGTTTGCAGTGTATAGACGGATTGCACGCATTGAGTCATCGTTACCAGGGATAACGTAATCAACGCCATCTGGATTACTGTTACTATCGACGATAGCGATAACAGGAATGCCTAATTTTTTGGCTTCTTGAATAGCAATACGTTCATGTTCAACGTCAATAACAAACATTGCATCAGGTAAACCACCCATTTTGCGGATACCACCAATGCTTTTTTCTAATTTTTCTTGTTCACGAGCCAGATCTAAGACTTCTTTTTCTTCAGACCTTCAGTTTTGCCAGACTCGATCATGTCCTGGATAGCATCCAGACGTTTAATTGATTGGCGAACGGTTTGGAAGTTAGTCAACATACCACCTAACCAACGGCGGTTGACGTATGGCATACCTGCACGTTCAGCATCTTCACGAATCGCATCTTGTGCAGCACGTTTGGTACCGACAAACATGATACGACCTTTTTTAGAAGCCAGTTTGCTGACAAAATTCAACGCATCGTTGAACATTGGCAAGCTATGTTCTAAGTTGATGATATGGATATTGTTACGTTTACCAAAGATGTATGGGCCCATTTTTGGGTTCCAGTAACGGGTTTGGTGCCCGAAATGTACGCCTGCTTCAAGCATTTGGCGCATTGTTGTTTTAGCCATGATTATACCTTTAATAGTATGGGGTTGAACCTCCACGTACCCCAGTTGTCGACTAATTAGGTCAGACCTAATAGCACCCCGACACCTGTGACGGCACATGTGTGATTTTGCCTTCTTTCGGCGCGCATATTATTCCACACTTAAGCAACAAAACAAAGCGAAAAGAACAATTACCAGCTTGGCCTAGAATGATCACTGGTGACCAAAGCCGATTTACGGCAAACTATGTCTGATATCTGAAACTTCATTTCAAAATTAGCAGGGAATTTAAATGGCTGTCAGTATAAAAACTGCCGAAGAAATTGAAAAAATGCGTGTAGCGGGAAAACTTGCCGCTGACGTTTTGACCATGATTGAACCGCATGTCCAAGCCGGTATCACTACTGAAGAACTCAATCAGATTTGTCATGACTACATTGTCAACGAACAACAAGCCATTCCTGCCCCGTTAAATTATCATGGTTTTCCTCGCTCCATCTGTACCTCTGTTAATCATGTCATCTGCCATGGCATACCCAGTGAGAAAAAACTCAAAGACGGCGACATTATCAACATCGACATCACCGTTATCAAAGATGGTTACCACGGTGATACCAGCAAAATGTTTCAGATTGGTAAGCCTTCTATCTTGGCCCAACGTCTTTGTCGTGTTGCCCGTGAATCCATGTTTGTCGGTATTGAAATGGTTAAACCAGGCATCCGTCTGGGTGATATTGGTCATGCCATTCAGACTTATGCCGAGAAAGAAAACTTTTCCGTTGTTCGTGAGTACTGTGGTCATGGTATCGGCCAGGTCTTTCACGAAGATCCTCAAGTCCTTCACTACGGTACTCCGGGCACAGGACTCGAACTCAAGGCAGGCATGACATTCACTATTGAGCCAATGATTAATGCAGGCAAACGTCATGTTCGGCAACTGCCTGATGGCTGGACCGTCGTAACCAAAGATCGTTCTTTATCAGCACAGTGGGAACACACCATTTTAGTGACTGATAGCGGATATGACATTCTGACCTTACGTGAAGAAGAAACCGTTTAATCTATAAGGTGTTGTATGCCTCAGCAGACTCTATCTATCTGGGAAGTTGGAAACTTAGTGATTCCTTCTGATGCAGAGGTCACCAATGAAATTTGTCGACAAGCTTTAAAGCAAGGCCAGCTATATCTCCAGCAACAATTCGATGCTGGGAGTTCTATTGAAGACTTGGTGTATCAACGCGCCTCGTTTGTTGATGAGATTCTGACGCAAATCTGGCAGCAACATATCAGTGATGACACACCTGTCAGTCTGATTGCCGTAGGTGGTTATGGACGCGGAGAGCTCCATCCTTATTCTGACATTGATGTATTAATTTTACTTGATGAATCCATCTCAGACACGCCACCAGATTCTTTATCCAGTTTTCTGACTCAACTCTGGGATGTGGGCTTGGAAATTGGTCACAGCGTCAGAACGATACAGGAATGTCGTCAGCAAGCAGAAGATGACATCACTATCGCCACTAACTTATTAGAGGCACGATTATTGTGTGGCCACAGTGCGTTGTTTGAATCACTGCAACAACTGACAGTCACCAATAAAACCTGGGACACTAGACGCTTTTTTGAATTAAAAAGACAAGAACAGTTAGATCGTCATCAACGCTATAACGATACGGCCAATAACCTCGAACCAAATATTAAAGAATCACCTGGAGGCCTAAGAGATATTCAGGTCGTCAACTGGGTAGCTCAACAGCATTTCGATGTTAAAAATCTGGAAGGACTTCGTCAAAAAGGGTTTCTGGCGAATAGCGAATATGAAACTTTACAAAAAGCGCAAAACTTTTTGTGGACAATCCGCTTTGTACTGCATCACCTTGCAGGTCGTAAACAAGAAAAGTTGATGATCGACTTTCAGCGAGAACTCGCTAAGAAATTGGGGTATAAAGACGACGACTCTCGACTCGCTGTAGAAAAATTCATGAAGGATTATTATCGTTGTGCCCGCTCTGTCAGGCAAATGAATAGTCTCTTACTACAGCTGTTTGAAGAGACAATTATCCTCGCCGATGAACCTCGTGAAGTCAGAGTAATTAATCGTCGCTTCCAATCACATAATGGCTATCTTGAAACAATCAACCCTGGCATCTTTGCTTACTATCCATATGCCTTATTAGAAGTCTTTCTTATTCTTCAACAAAACCCGGAACTCAAAGGAGTCAGAGCGTCGACTATTCGTCAGATTCATGCCCACTTACACTTAATTGATGATAATTTCCGCCGTGATATAAAAAACCGAACTTTATTTATGGAAATTATTCGTCAGCCTAAAGGTGTGACACATGAATTTCGACGTATGAATGAATTAGGGGTTTTAGGTGCTTACCTGCCTGAATTCGGACGCGTCGTCGGCCAAATGCAGCATGATTTATTTCATGCCTATACGGTTGATGAACACACTCTATTTTTAGTAGGTAATTTAAGACGCTTCTCCTGTGAAGAAAACAGAGAAGAGTTTCCTCTTTGCTCTGAAGTGTTTAATCAACTGCCTAAACCGGAAATACTCTATATCGCAGGTATTTACCACGATATAGCCAAAGGCCGAGGTGGAGATCACAGCGTCTTAGGTGTGGTTGATGCAAAAGCATTCTGTGAGCGACATAACCTCAGTGAATATGATACGAATATCGTCGCTTTTCTGATTAGATACCATCTTGCTATGTCGACGACGGCTCAGAAAAGTGATTTGGAAGATCCGACTGTCATCAAAAAATTTGCTGACTTGGTAGAGACAACAGAACGACTGAATTATCTCTATTTATTAACGGTTGCTGATATCAGAGCCACTAATAATAACTTGTGGAATGGTTGGCGAGATTCGTTATTGAAACAGCTTTACCACAGCACCCACCAGTGGATTGAACATACTGAGGCTCAAGCAAAAAGTACACGTGAAAAGAGCTACAAAAAATACCAGGAAGCGATGCAACAACTGCTATCTAACGGCCGTAGTCAAGAAGATATCAGTCAGCTCTGGCATGCCTATGATTTGGACTACTTCCTCAGGCATTCAATTGATGAACTCGTTTGGCAATCAGAGCAACGTTTAGATCATATGGATGACGATCCATTAATCGCACTGAGAAAACATAATGATCAACTGACGCTAGAAATTTTTATTGTCACTCATGATCGGGCTGGCATTTTTGCCGCCATAACGGCAGCGCTTGAGCAATGCCAACTCAATGTATTGGACGCAAAAATCAATGTCACCAATGAACATGACGCATTAAATACGTTTATCGTTAATGGTGACAGACTAGATACCAGACAAATTACCCGTTCGCTTGAAAAACAATTAGCGAACACGTCCCACGTCAAACCCTACAGTCCGACCATCACGCCAAGGACTATGAAGCTGTTTCAGACACAACCGAATATTGATTTTGAAACAAATCTGCAGCAAAACCATACTGTTATGTCTTTGCATACACATGACAGACCAGGACTGGTATCGGCTATCGCGCAAGTGTTTCTGGCATGCAAAGTTCAGCTGATCAACGCCAAAATTAATACATTAGGTGACCAAGTGGAAGACATCTTTTTTATCACCACTGCCAGTGAAAATGCACTTGATGAATTAGAAGAAAACGCACTTAGAGAGCAACTTTTGAGTAGCTTGTCCCAATAAAAAACGGCATGTAGGACATGCCGTTTTCTGCATCAAATACTCTTATTTTTTGGAGACCATCAGATCTTCAGAAAGCTGTTGTAGTTTCTTCTCGCCGATACCTTTGACATTGGTGAGTTCATCAACGGTTTTAAACTCACCATGAGCATCACGATACTGAATAATGGCATCCGCCGTTGACGCTCCAACACCATTTAACATCTGCAACTGTTCAGAGGTTGCCGTGTTGAGATCAATCTTGTCGGCAGCAAAAGCAAAAGAGCTGCTCAGAAAAAGAGATAATACTAATGCAAAAAGTGATTTTCGTAACATAATCCATACTCCGTGTTAAAACTAAATCCATAAACAGTTTCTCCTGAAACTGAAGCTTTAGATTAGATGAAAAAACAAACGGAAATCAAACAAACTTTTTGCATTGTGTGAGCTGGCTCACAAGTCATTTCCTGATGCGGTCCCCTGCTCCTTTGCCAGTTAAGGTTAGGAAGATTAAATAAAAATACTGTCTTACTGAAAATGAAGCAATCATCTTAGCATCTGTTTCAGCAAGCAACTCAGGTGTCGACATATCAATATCATTGACCTGAGCTAAGCCGGTAATACCGGGACGCACCGAAAATACATTCAGTTTGTTTCTTGCTTCAATCAACTCATGCTGGCTTTCCAGACAAGGCCTGGGCCCAACTAGACTCATATCGCCTTTCAATACATTCCAAAGTTGAGGCAGTTCATCCAACTTTGTTCTTCTGAGAAACCGCCCGAAAGGTGTGACTGAAGACTCCGCAGCCAAATGCGTTGCCACATGAGCGGTGTCTTTACGCATAGTTCTGAATTTAACCAGGGTAAAAAATACCTTATCTTTTCCCACTCTTTGCTGATAAAACAAAGGGCTCCCCGAGTCAAAAATCCCGATAAGGAACAATAAAATGAGCAAAGGAAAGAAAACAACAAGTCCAGTTAAAGCAAAAAAAACATCTAAAATTCTTATCATTTCTCTCTCTCTACCATTTTTTTCAATTGGCTAGGTAGATCAGATACCGGCTCCCAGCCAAGTATAGTTTTTGCCTTATCTTTTCTGACAATTAAACAACTATATAACTTCCGATATATATGTTTTTTTCCTAAACATGCTAATAACCATCTCAACGGTCTTTTTGGTATATAAAAAAGCTTCAGTGACTTCTCATAGGCTTCAGAAATGGCAATAACTAAATCAGAGGTAGCCACATCATTCTGATCGGCAATCAGGAAAGTTTCATTTTTAGCTTTTGGATGCTGAATACAAGTCCATATAAAGTTACTCAAATTATCAACTGCAAGTATTGAGCGCCAGTTCTTCATTTTTGCGAAAGGAAGTGGTGATCCTTTATTTACGAGTTTTATCAGTTTCTCAAAATTACCTTTAACACCGGGTCCATAAACCAGAGGAGGTCGTATTATCGTATATGTCATATTCGAGTTAAGACAGATATCTTTTAAGTGATTCTCAGCTGCTAATTTTGAATAAGCATATTCATCTTCAGGGGAAGGTATGTCAGTTTCACTGAAAGCCTGTCCCGTTTCCTTGGTTTCTTCTCCATTAACCTTGACTGAGCTTATAAAGATAAACTGTTTTACGCCGGCATTAGCAGCTTGACCCGCTAAGAACTGAGTTAACTTCTCATTCACTTTTTGATACCCAAGCTTTCTCTCATAATCGCTTTTATGAGGAGTCTCAATAGCGGCTAAGGTATGGATAATCACATCAATTGAATTCAAATCCATTGATGAAATAGTCTCTCGGTTTATTTCTGGATAAAGCCAATATTCAATTTCTGCTAGAGATTGATTTGGGTTTGTTCGTTGTAATGCGACCAACTCAACTTCTTTCTCTCTAGACAATGAAGCGAGAACATTATGTCCAATAAAACCATTTGCACCCGTAATTAAAATTCGCATTGATTTAATGTAACAACTTTTTTATTTGAGAAAAGGAATTAATGAAGGGTACAGATATACAAATCTTGCTAAAGCGTAAAGCACTGCAAAGGTGATTAGTAAATAACATACCCAATAATATTTATTTTTCTGCCACTCTAAAAAAACACTCGTCAAATAGAGTGGTAGCGTAATCATCATCAACTCCGCTAACCGCGTGGCAGGTGCGACATGAGTATACATCGTTGACATAAATATAATACCCATAAGTCCTGTTCCAACTAAAACTCTCACTTTAGGGTCAGAAAAAATAGAGTTTCTAAGTGTATAAACCACAAAAAGGTTTAATGCATAAAATATCGCTAAAAAGTAGAAGAATAGCCCAGTGCGGTTCTGCTCACTAACGATAGTAGGATCAGCATAAAATAAATATTTTTGATTAATATAAGCCGACAATAATTCTATTATCTGGAAGAGTGAAATATTAAAAAAAATAAATAAGGGTGATAGCACGAAGACTATTACCAAAGCAGTAAAAAAATGTTTGCTATAGAAAATTGGAAATATAATCAAGAAAACTAAGCAAGTGAAGTGAATTTGTGATGACAAGAGAATTAGGCAGAAGCTTAATACTGGCTTCTTATCGTACAAAGTATAAATCGCCATTATCACTAGAGCGGTAGCATAAGCAACTCTGAGAACAGTTCCTTCCAATAAAAAAAGGTAGAAACAGCAATAAAAGAAAATGGTTAGCCATGCTCTATCACTCATTTTCTGGTAGAAATTTAACTTTAGCGTTAACAGGGCGATCGTCGTCAATAAGATAAATGATTTAAAACCGATCAACTCACCCCAAAACTTACTGCTCCAGAAATATACAACTTCATGAGTTAATGAAAATGAGAGAATCAAGTCCATCCAGCTTTTTTCTTCAATAAGCAAAAATAACCATTTGTAATCTTTCCAGTCTTTTGACGCAGAGATCATTAATAAAAATGCAATAAAACCCAAGGTGAGATAGATGGTATTAGTTAGTACTTGATTTCGCTTTAATTGAAACTTTATAAATTCCACTTTATTTATTCCGGATATATCTATTTAGCATGCTACGCAAAAGCAAAGCTTCAAAAACGAGTCTCGCTGACCATACAAAGCTAGCACCTAGGACGCCATAAGTCTGAAATACATTAGGTGCGATCAACACATATAGAAAACTCTCAAACAAAAAAACGAACATGAGTGATTTAACTTTACCTTTCGCAAACAAACTGACTAAAGGTAACTGTGAATAGGCCGCAGCCATAACACCGACAGCTAAGACAAGTACAATAATACTAGCTGATTTATCAATCACTTCCATAGCAAAAACAGTGGTGATAATGAAAGAAAACAACAGTAATCCTAAAAGGTAAAATAAGTTGAGCAAGCTAACCTTTTTATACCAGTTAATAACTGCATACTCTTGTTCACGACTCTTATCAGGCTTAGCCATAATGGGCACTAAAACAATAGCGAGAGACCAGGGTAAAAGAAGGTAACGGCTCATAATGTCCTGACTTAATATATAAACAGATAATTCACTCGTTGAAAGATATCCTGCGACAAAGAATCTATCTAAGAAAATAAAACCTGATGATATAAATCCAGCTATGGCGGCATAAAAACTATAATTAATTATATTTTTTAACTTCTTAACACCTCCAACCCTAAATATTGAAGGTAAATAATTACTGGATAATAAATAATAAAAATAGAAAGAAAAGATTCGAGAGGTCACCAAGGCAACAGCTACTGCAGAAACCGAAGATGAGAGCGGATATACAAGAAGGGGAAATAAAAAAAGGCTACATCCAGACACCATTTTTGCAATATTAGCTACTCTGAATTCACCTTTTCCCTCTAAAGCTCCCCTATACACCGAAATTAAGATTGAAGGGATGAGGCCAAGAGCAACAATCTTGAATGAGTTAATCAACTCATTCTGAATTTTTTCGGCAGGTTTTAACCAGCCAGTTATAAAAGGCTCAGAGAAGAAATAAATTGTTGCCATTCCTACGAGTCCTACGAGCCCCCCGATAAACATCCCTGATTTGAGATACTCACTAATATCTTTCTCTGACTCTAATGAGGGTATAAAGTGATGAAGGCTTCTTGATAAACCAAAGTCATACACAACTAAGAACAAAAAAATGGAGCACAAAAGAGAAACATAAGAAAAAATCTCAGTTCCATGTAGAAGAGCTAATACAGGCAGACAAATAACAGCTGCGCATGCGGGTAAAACACCACCTAATAAACTCCACCATGAGTTTTTACTAAAAAAATCAAATAACTTCATCAGAATACATATGTAATTAGCATTAATGATAATACTAATTGATGAGAGCGCTCCCTCCTGAACTTACTGACATTAAATGCCAGTACAAACCTGTCAGAGAAGTTTAATCTAACCATACGATGCATAAGAGATTTAGATGTCTTTCTTTCCTGACAATAGCTTAAAAGTAAATATGAAAGTAGTTGAACCTGATTTCTATACCACCGCTGCTTTACTGTCACCAATCTCTTTATAGATGCTCGGAAGCCTTTATGTACACCCACCACATTGTGTAGATGCTGTCGATATTTTAAGAGTGGTCTTTGTTCTATATACCATTGATAATTAGCCGCTCTTGCATAAGCATAAATTAGCCAATCATGAAGATCTGGAAGGTTTTCATCGGTATGTTTCTGAACAAAGTCATGAAGCTCATCAAACAAAGCTCTATTTACACAGAAGGAACAGCCAGGTCCAGCTGACTCAAATAGATAATCTAATTGCTTGAGAGGTTGGGCTTTATTAATAAAAGCACGTTGTCCATCATCCCAGAAAGCGACCACATTTCCTGATGTCGCATCAACATCTCGTTTAATCAATGTATGAGTCTGGTATTCAAGTTTATTACTCAGCCATATGTCATCTTGATCAGCAAAAGCTACAAAATCAGCATCCAAAATATCAGCCTGCCTAATTAGCCGATAGAAATTTTTCCCGGCACCGTTTACGGCAGAATGATCTGATAACAGAGTCACTCTTGCATCAGTTTTTGCAAGTTGCTTTACAAGGGGATATGTCCCATCAGTTGAACCGTCATCAGATATGATCAGTCTGATATCAACATTCCTTTGCTCCAGTATTGAATGAACTTGCTCTTCAATCCAGTTTATTCCATTATGAGTAGCCAGAAGCACTGCTACTTTTTTATTTGGTAGATTCATCCTGATTTCTTACTTTGATCCATCGTTTTGTATTGAAACAGTATTTTTTGACTATTCTAGCTGGAGAACCTACTACAATAGTATTTTTATCAACATCCTTAGTAACAACTGAACCAGCCCCTATGACGGCACCTTGACCTATTGTTACTCCAGGCATGATTGACACAGACTCTCCAATCCAGACTTTATCCTCTATAATTACCGGGGCAGAATACAGTTCCCGGTCTGTTGGATTCTCACTTGGTGATGATTCAATATGTTCATTACTGTAGCAGCCGTGATTATGATCAGTAATGAAGACCTTACTTGCAATCAAAACATCATTACCAATCACCACTTGATCAACAGCACCAATGTGAACATAGTCATTAAGTTGCACTCGATTACCAATTACGATCTGATGTGGTTTTGTTCCAAGCGCATCAATTCGGACCCCAACACCCGTTGTAAAATGTTTCCCCCATTTAACGGCAGAGCGTCCGCGAATATAAAAAGGCAAGCGTATAAGGCGAGCAGGTTTATAAAAAATCTTGGTTACGACCAATGCACTCGCTAACCTAATAGAGCCAAAAAAACCATAACGCTTCAATAAATGTCTCATGGACGCTGCCAGAACTGAGGTAGTCGTGATGCTGTTTTTATTAAATTGAAATAAAAAGGAATTTTCAGGTTATTTTTTTTACATGCCTTAAAAGACTCGATATTCCCTTTAATAATATTTCTTAACGAGTTATTACTCGCTCCACCTATTCGCATCTTTATCATTATATTAGGAAGGTACACTGATGTAAGACGGTAAATTTCTAGAAACCGCATGGTGAGCTCAAAGTCAGACTGAATTTTATATTCAGTATCGTAATACCCAAGTTCATCAAAATAGTGTTTTCTGACAAAAAAAGTAGGATGTGCAGGCATCCAGCCGCGTTGAAAAAGACCAGGGACAAAGCATCGTGACTTCCAGTATCTTATGATCCTATCCGTATTTTCTTTATCAACATAAACAAGATCACCATACACAGTATCAATTAAAGGGTCTGAAAAAGCAGCAGCAACATTTCTCAGAACGTTTTCATTTGCATAAAAATCATCGGCATTGAGAATACCGACAATGTCACCAGAGGCGGCTTTTATTCCTTTATTCATTGCATCATAGATACCATCATCCGATTCAAAAATGTATTTCGAAACAGAGTCTGATGAAGCAATAATCTCACGTGTACCATCTTGAGAACCGCCATCCACAATGATGTGTTCAATATTCTGATAACTTTGAGAAGCGATAGAATCAATTGTGGATTTTATTGTTTCCGCGGCATTGAAGCAGACAGTGATGATAGATATTTTCATTTAGTATTCAAAGCTTTTATTTTTTCAGCATCACTGATAATTTCTGCATATTTCTGAGCAACTATAGAGTAAGAAAAATGAGTCAGAATATGTTCTCTAGCATTGCTTCGCATTTTTTGTTGCTCACTATCACTCATTGAAATAGCGCATTGTAATTTATTCATCAGTGATTTTGGTTTAAATCGTTCAGCAACAAAACCTGTTACATTATCTATGACAATATCTCTAAGGCCAGAGGTATCAAAACAGACAACAGGTACACCACATGAAGCAGCCTCAGCAGCTACTTGACCAAATGACTCAACTAGCGATGAAACGACAACACAGCTAGACGTTGAATAAACTAATGCTAATTCAGCCTGCTCATTGATCCTGCCTATCTCTACACATCTAAAACCACATAACATGGAAGATTGTTTTTTATTCCCACCAAAAACAATTAAAGTAATACGTTCTGATTCTTTATCAGAGAGAGCTCTCTTCCATTCTTGCAACGCGCTTATAAGCTGTGAATTACCCTTAAGTGTATTATTTTTACCGTTGAATATCGCAAAAGTAATCACTATCGACTCTTCAGAAATGCCAATCAACTTTCTGTAGTGTAATTGATGTTCTTTGTGGAGAGGCTTAAAAATCGATGTATCAATTGGGTTAGGCAATAGTCTTATATTGGAATGTTTGAGGATTAAACTTTTAGAAGCTCTGTTGAGCATCCATTTGGATGGCACAGTAAAGATGATATCTTGTCTACTACTGAGCTTTTTATATTTAATTTTCCATATAATAAAGTTCCAGTTAATGCCAAGTATGTTTCTTTTATTCAATGAATATCCATTGATAAAATCCAATGAATCATCATCTACTTTATAGACATGTTCGGCTCCACAGTAGAACCACTCATCATGCAGGGTAATGATTGAACCTGACGGTATTTTATCGAAATCAAAGATACTCAAGGTATCGTTATTTATCCAATGAATGTGGTGAAGCGTATGCTGATTTTGCCTAAACTCATTTAATAACGGTTTATAAGAAAACAAATTCAATGAATGTTTGATAGGATTACGATCATTTTGTAGTTTGACTAAGAGAAATGCCATAACTCTTTTCAGAAAATGAAATGTAAGCCCTTGTTTAACAGATATTAACTCGACCTCCCTATTCAGCACTTTCTCAGCAAGCTCAACAAACCTTTTTGCAGCGATCGCGGCTCCACCTTGTTGAAATGAATACGAAATAAATTTCATTCTAGGGACTTCTCAATTTAGTCAAAATTAAGTATTGCTGAGGTATACGCTGCGACTTGCTTATTATCTTTTTCATTAATAGAAAACTTTTCTACACCACTGAGTAGTTCTGAATATTTATCAACGTTAATTGATTGAATTATAGAAAGCAGTTGCTCTTTATCAAAAGGATCAAAGATGAAACCATTCAAACCGTCCATAATTAATTCACTAGCTCCACAATTTCTTGATGCAATAACCGGTACGCCAAAATACAGTGCTTCTTCAATTACCAGTCCCCAAGGCTCACTTAAGCTAGGTAAAATTAAAATATCATGACTCAGGAAACTATCTACAAGTACCTTATTATCTACTTTACTCAGAAAATGAATATTAGTCTTTACAGACATATTCAAAGAATTGTATAGAGGACCATCGCCAATAATAGTAAGCTCATAATCCGGCAGGCAATTAAAAACATCTACCAATAAATCAATATTTTTGACTTCTGAGAGTCGTCCAATAAATAGAAACTTTTTTTCATATTGTTTTTTTTGTCTATCAAAGAGAGGTTTATTGATTATTCCAACACCACCTGTAGTTATAATCTGGCCTTTAAATCTGAGATTATTTAAAAGATGAATATGCTCCTTACCACTAGCTAAAACACTTCCAACGCGGTTTAGAAAAAAACGTTTGATCCATCCTTTAATACCGTTATGGCAACTTTCAATAGCTGTAGATTCTAAAGCCAGAAAGTTTTGAGACTTTCGGTGAGAAAGAACCAAGTACCAAAATTCTGGTAAATCCCACCCAGGAATAAGTAACCTCTTATATTTAACTGAACCAAGCACACTCTTCAGCGCAGAAATACTAACTTTTAAATTTCGATTCTGGAAACTCCCTTTACTTAAAAAGGAATGAGGAAATTTAAGACCCTTGGTCACATTAAAATCATTAGCTCTTTGCTCAATAGTGTTTTCAGCAATAAAAATTACATAAATATTCAGCTTTTTGGAGAGTTCGTTGTATAAATTGACTTTATAAAAAGCAGGGATATGAGTGACAATCAGATAGTCATACATATCTAAATAGTCTCCAGTTTCTGTAACGACTCTTAAATAAGATCACGCACTGAAGTATCAATAAAGAAATAAATAGTTTGATAAACCAGAACCCACTCATATATTTATCTACAATCAAGGTTGCGATATTGTTTGTGTATGGGTGAATTATAAATAAAAGCATTGTATTCCCCCCAAATTAATATCAGATGAGGGTTAATATCTAGCTTTCTAATA of Methylophaga marina contains these proteins:
- a CDS encoding glycosyltransferase, whose product is MNLPNKKVAVLLATHNGINWIEEQVHSILEQRNVDIRLIISDDGSTDGTYPLVKQLAKTDARVTLLSDHSAVNGAGKNFYRLIRQADILDADFVAFADQDDIWLSNKLEYQTHTLIKRDVDATSGNVVAFWDDGQRAFINKAQPLKQLDYLFESAGPGCSFCVNRALFDELHDFVQKHTDENLPDLHDWLIYAYARAANYQWYIEQRPLLKYRQHLHNVVGVHKGFRASIKRLVTVKQRWYRNQVQLLSYLLLSYCQERKTSKSLMHRMVRLNFSDRFVLAFNVSKFRRERSHQLVLSLMLITYVF
- a CDS encoding glycosyltransferase family 2 protein; this translates as MKISIITVCFNAAETIKSTIDSIASQSYQNIEHIIVDGGSQDGTREIIASSDSVSKYIFESDDGIYDAMNKGIKAASGDIVGILNADDFYANENVLRNVAAAFSDPLIDTVYGDLVYVDKENTDRIIRYWKSRCFVPGLFQRGWMPAHPTFFVRKHYFDELGYYDTEYKIQSDFELTMRFLEIYRLTSVYLPNIMIKMRIGGASNNSLRNIIKGNIESFKACKKNNLKIPFYFNLIKTASRLPQFWQRP
- a CDS encoding oligosaccharide flippase family protein, which encodes MKLFDFFSKNSWWSLLGGVLPACAAVICLPVLALLHGTEIFSYVSLLCSIFLFLVVYDFGLSRSLHHFIPSLESEKDISEYLKSGMFIGGLVGLVGMATIYFFSEPFITGWLKPAEKIQNELINSFKIVALGLIPSILISVYRGALEGKGEFRVANIAKMVSGCSLFLFPLLVYPLSSSVSAVAVALVTSRIFSFYFYYLLSSNYLPSIFRVGGVKKLKNIINYSFYAAIAGFISSGFIFLDRFFVAGYLSTSELSVYILSQDIMSRYLLLPWSLAIVLVPIMAKPDKSREQEYAVINWYKKVSLLNLFYLLGLLLFSFIITTVFAMEVIDKSASIIVLVLAVGVMAAAYSQLPLVSLFAKGKVKSLMFVFLFESFLYVLIAPNVFQTYGVLGASFVWSARLVFEALLLRSMLNRYIRNK
- a CDS encoding glycosyltransferase, encoding MYDYLIVTHIPAFYKVNLYNELSKKLNIYVIFIAENTIEQRANDFNVTKGLKFPHSFLSKGSFQNRNLKVSISALKSVLGSVKYKRLLIPGWDLPEFWYLVLSHRKSQNFLALESTAIESCHNGIKGWIKRFFLNRVGSVLASGKEHIHLLNNLRFKGQIITTGGVGIINKPLFDRQKKQYEKKFLFIGRLSEVKNIDLLVDVFNCLPDYELTIIGDGPLYNSLNMSVKTNIHFLSKVDNKVLVDSFLSHDILILPSLSEPWGLVIEEALYFGVPVIASRNCGASELIMDGLNGFIFDPFDKEQLLSIIQSINVDKYSELLSGVEKFSINEKDNKQVAAYTSAILNFD
- a CDS encoding DapH/DapD/GlmU-related protein, producing the protein MRHLLKRYGFFGSIRLASALVVTKIFYKPARLIRLPFYIRGRSAVKWGKHFTTGVGVRIDALGTKPHQIVIGNRVQLNDYVHIGAVDQVVIGNDVLIASKVFITDHNHGCYSNEHIESSPSENPTDRELYSAPVIIEDKVWIGESVSIMPGVTIGQGAVIGAGSVVTKDVDKNTIVVGSPARIVKKYCFNTKRWIKVRNQDESTK
- a CDS encoding glycosyltransferase, which translates into the protein MKFISYSFQQGGAAIAAKRFVELAEKVLNREVELISVKQGLTFHFLKRVMAFLLVKLQNDRNPIKHSLNLFSYKPLLNEFRQNQHTLHHIHWINNDTLSIFDFDKIPSGSIITLHDEWFYCGAEHVYKVDDDSLDFINGYSLNKRNILGINWNFIIWKIKYKKLSSRQDIIFTVPSKWMLNRASKSLILKHSNIRLLPNPIDTSIFKPLHKEHQLHYRKLIGISEESIVITFAIFNGKNNTLKGNSQLISALQEWKRALSDKESERITLIVFGGNKKQSSMLCGFRCVEIGRINEQAELALVYSTSSCVVVSSLVESFGQVAAEAASCGVPVVCFDTSGLRDIVIDNVTGFVAERFKPKSLMNKLQCAISMSDSEQQKMRSNAREHILTHFSYSIVAQKYAEIISDAEKIKALNTK